In a single window of the Dinghuibacter silviterrae genome:
- a CDS encoding DUF1223 domain-containing protein — protein sequence MKLLLFCTLAALTACMSAGKPGPGFAVVELFTSEGCSSCPPADRLIARLAKEYGDEPVYILAYHVDYWDHQGWKDRFSNHAFTERQGRYAEWLRLSTVYTPQVVVNGVAENVGSNEAFLRRVIASGLAQHPEGSLTLHAAAGRSAVAVSFQTTGTFPGASLVLALVQKDAQTDVKAGENAGRNLSHVQIVRALDTADLHKTADTLALPADYTPGGWEVIGFVQRASDGQILCVARCNIDGEK from the coding sequence ATGAAGCTCCTTCTTTTTTGCACGCTTGCCGCGCTCACCGCGTGTATGTCGGCGGGTAAACCCGGGCCGGGTTTTGCCGTCGTGGAGTTGTTCACCTCCGAAGGCTGTTCCAGTTGTCCTCCTGCCGACCGCCTCATAGCCCGGCTGGCCAAGGAATACGGCGATGAGCCGGTATACATCCTGGCCTATCACGTCGACTATTGGGATCATCAAGGTTGGAAAGACCGCTTCAGCAACCATGCGTTCACCGAACGGCAAGGCCGCTACGCTGAATGGCTGCGCCTGTCTACTGTATACACTCCCCAGGTGGTCGTCAACGGCGTCGCGGAAAATGTGGGATCCAATGAGGCGTTTCTCCGCCGGGTCATTGCTTCCGGTTTGGCGCAGCATCCGGAGGGTTCCCTCACACTTCATGCGGCGGCCGGCCGTTCCGCTGTTGCTGTCTCCTTTCAGACCACGGGTACCTTCCCGGGAGCCTCCCTGGTGCTCGCCCTTGTACAAAAGGACGCGCAAACGGACGTCAAAGCCGGGGAGAATGCGGGCAGAAATCTTTCGCACGTACAGATCGTGCGCGCGTTGGACACCGCCGATCTTCATAAAACGGCCGATACGTTGGCGCTTCCCGCCGATTATACCCCCGGAGGATGGGAAGTCATTGGGTTTGTGCAACGCGCCTCCGATGGGCAGATTCTTTGCGTCGCGCGTTGTAATATTGACGGGGAAAAATAA
- a CDS encoding VOC family protein translates to MNLTLLVIRSAIPEQLAEFYTLFGLTFDYHRHGNSPYHYSAHIGPTLLEIYPLLKGQEKADTSIRLGFAINEFEQTVADLTLLGATIHQPAVETEWGLMAIVGDPEGRKIELYKETKI, encoded by the coding sequence ATGAACCTCACCCTGCTCGTCATCCGTTCGGCCATCCCGGAACAGTTGGCCGAATTTTATACGCTTTTCGGATTGACCTTCGATTACCATCGGCATGGGAATTCACCCTACCACTATTCTGCCCATATAGGACCTACCCTGTTGGAAATCTATCCTCTTTTAAAAGGTCAAGAGAAAGCCGACACCTCTATCCGCTTGGGGTTTGCCATCAACGAATTTGAACAGACAGTTGCGGATCTGACCCTGCTCGGCGCCACCATCCACCAGCCGGCCGTGGAAACGGAGTGGGGGCTTATGGCGATTGTCGGTGATCCCGAAGGGAGGAAAATAGAACTGTATAAGGAGACTAAAATTTAA
- the xth gene encoding exodeoxyribonuclease III yields MKIATYNVNGINARLPVLLRWLDESKPDVVCLQELKATLDKIPEQAIREAGYEALWHGQKSWNGVAILTRGAQAHEIRRALPGDAEDIQSRYIEAVVGDLTIGGLYLPNGNPYPGPKFDYKLSWFERLNTHAAGLLASGKPVILTGDYNVIPTGIDVYKPERWVNDALFRTETREAFNTLVGQGWTDAIRHLYPSDVIYTFWDFFRDAYGRNAGLRIDHFLLSPSVIGRLKAAGVDKHVRGWEKSSDHAPVWIELS; encoded by the coding sequence ATGAAAATCGCCACCTATAACGTCAACGGCATCAATGCCCGTTTGCCGGTGCTTTTGCGCTGGCTCGACGAATCAAAACCCGACGTCGTCTGTCTCCAGGAGCTCAAGGCTACCCTGGATAAAATACCCGAACAAGCCATCAGGGAGGCCGGGTATGAAGCCCTTTGGCATGGGCAAAAAAGCTGGAACGGCGTAGCCATCCTGACCCGTGGGGCACAGGCCCACGAGATCCGCCGGGCGCTCCCCGGAGACGCGGAGGACATACAAAGCCGGTATATAGAGGCGGTGGTCGGGGACCTGACCATCGGCGGTTTGTACCTGCCCAACGGGAACCCCTACCCGGGTCCGAAGTTCGATTACAAGCTGAGCTGGTTCGAGCGGCTGAACACCCACGCGGCGGGACTGCTGGCTTCCGGCAAACCCGTCATCCTCACGGGTGACTACAACGTCATCCCCACCGGGATCGACGTGTATAAACCCGAGCGCTGGGTCAACGACGCCCTTTTCCGGACGGAAACGCGGGAAGCTTTTAATACCCTGGTCGGCCAGGGTTGGACGGACGCCATCCGTCATCTTTATCCAAGCGATGTAATTTATACGTTTTGGGATTTTTTCCGCGATGCATACGGGCGGAACGCAGGTTTGCGGATCGACCATTTCCTGCTGAGCCCTTCTGTTATAGGACGTTTAAAAGCCGCCGGTGTGGACAAACACGTCCGGGGTTGGGAAAAGTCAAGCGACCACGCGCCGGTGTGGATCGAACTTTCCTAG
- the rhuM gene encoding virulence protein RhuM/Fic/DOC family protein has translation MAELFDKNSDTIGVHIRNIFDEGELPEDSTTENFSVVQQEGNRKVKRTVKYYNLDVILSVGYRVSSKRGTAFRIWANRILKDYLAKGYALNEKKLKEKTEQYEKLKQAMKLLSNVMETKALNSDEATGLIKVVTDYAYALDVLDRYDHQRLEIDATSTRDLFRITYPSAIDAIKGLKDKFGGSALFGNEKDESFHGSLAAIYQTFDGKDLYPSVEEKAANLVYFIVKNHSFSDGNKRIAAFLFVWFLEKNALLYRPDGSKKIADNALVALTLMIAESKPEEKDMMTTVVVNLINAKN, from the coding sequence ATGGCTGAGCTATTTGACAAAAACAGTGACACCATCGGGGTCCACATCAGGAATATCTTTGATGAAGGTGAGTTGCCGGAAGATTCAACTACCGAAAATTTCTCGGTCGTTCAGCAGGAAGGCAATCGCAAAGTCAAAAGGACGGTCAAATATTACAACCTCGACGTCATTCTATCCGTGGGCTACAGGGTGAGTTCCAAAAGAGGAACTGCCTTTCGCATTTGGGCCAACCGGATATTAAAAGATTATCTGGCAAAAGGCTACGCCTTAAACGAGAAAAAACTAAAAGAAAAGACCGAGCAATACGAGAAGCTGAAGCAAGCCATGAAACTGCTGAGCAATGTCATGGAGACCAAGGCCCTCAACTCCGACGAAGCCACAGGTCTTATAAAAGTGGTCACCGACTACGCCTATGCCCTGGACGTACTGGACCGTTATGATCACCAGCGTCTTGAAATAGACGCCACATCCACGCGAGACCTGTTTCGGATCACCTACCCTTCCGCCATTGATGCCATCAAAGGATTGAAGGATAAGTTTGGGGGAAGTGCGCTTTTCGGCAACGAAAAAGACGAATCCTTCCACGGTTCACTTGCCGCCATTTACCAGACCTTCGATGGAAAAGATCTCTACCCAAGTGTAGAGGAAAAAGCGGCGAACCTCGTGTATTTTATCGTAAAAAATCACTCGTTCTCCGACGGCAATAAACGGATCGCGGCGTTTCTTTTTGTCTGGTTCCTGGAAAAAAACGCCCTCCTCTACCGGCCGGACGGTTCCAAGAAAATCGCCGACAATGCATTGGTCGCCTTGACCCTCATGATTGCGGAAAGCAAGCCGGAGGAGAAGGATATGATGACGACGGTGGTCGTCAATCTAATTAATGCCAAAAATTAA
- a CDS encoding LytR/AlgR family response regulator transcription factor, which yields MKIIIIEDEELTADDLADTIVERHPEARIEAVLHSVRESVAYLEAHRDADLIFSDIQLGDGLSFDIFSRVDLKIPVIFCTAFDEYALNAFKANGIDYILKPFTLDSVSAAIRKYLSFTSGKGGAAIDYGSLEKLFAVRRDAEPGSVLVYYQDQILPVPLGQIAFFYLRNGLVTLTTFENKTFSLNKSLDEVGKVAEPLFFRTNRQFLVNRKAVVKASSHLARKLSVHLSVQAPESVTVSREKITQFLDWLASS from the coding sequence ATGAAGATTATCATCATAGAGGATGAGGAGCTGACCGCCGATGACCTCGCGGACACCATCGTGGAGCGCCACCCCGAGGCCCGGATCGAAGCCGTTTTGCACAGTGTCCGGGAGAGCGTGGCCTATTTGGAAGCCCATCGCGACGCCGACCTGATTTTTTCGGACATACAACTGGGCGACGGCCTGAGCTTCGACATTTTCTCCAGGGTCGACCTGAAGATCCCCGTCATTTTCTGCACCGCCTTTGACGAGTACGCGCTAAACGCCTTCAAGGCAAACGGGATCGACTATATCTTAAAGCCGTTTACCCTGGATTCGGTATCGGCGGCCATCCGCAAATATCTTTCCTTCACCTCCGGCAAGGGAGGCGCCGCCATAGACTACGGATCGCTGGAAAAACTGTTTGCCGTCCGCAGGGACGCCGAACCCGGCTCCGTCCTGGTTTATTACCAGGACCAGATCCTGCCGGTCCCTCTTGGCCAGATCGCCTTTTTCTACCTCAGGAACGGTCTCGTAACACTGACCACCTTCGAAAACAAAACCTTTTCCCTCAACAAAAGCCTCGACGAAGTCGGGAAGGTGGCGGAGCCCCTTTTCTTCCGGACCAACCGCCAGTTCCTCGTCAACCGGAAAGCGGTCGTCAAAGCCTCCAGTCACCTCGCCCGAAAGCTGTCAGTGCATCTTTCGGTGCAGGCGCCCGAGAGCGTGACGGTGAGCAGGGAGAAGATTACCCAGTTTCTGGACTGGCTCGCCAGCTCCTAG
- a CDS encoding RNA polymerase sigma factor, which translates to MIAQLYRAEYSKMVSVLCSRFGIEQIDAAEDIVSETFLSAAETWGLKGVPDNPVAWLYKVAKNNALNGLKHDRVFRERVRGALIREAAGSLDPDLDFTPEGIADSQLRMLFAVCHPVIPLEGQVCLSLRVLCSFGIDEIARALLTNASTVNKRLYRAKEKLRAEHIPLDAVCGPRLDAVLITLYLLFNEGYYSASPDHVLRKDLCLEAMRLAYLVAQHPRLVRPDVYSLLALFCFQASRFDARLGPSGELILYEDQDRSCWDRELIDRGNYFFVQGCKADTPGRYHLEAAIAWWHTHPAEDEEKWSQILRLYNRLLVVHYTPVAALNRAYAFARVYGNAKAIPEVENLDLDGNLFYHSLLGELYTGVSSDKATQHFERALALADSAAEKEVIAQKLAHLQTA; encoded by the coding sequence ATGATCGCACAGCTCTACCGGGCGGAATACAGTAAGATGGTGTCCGTTCTTTGCAGTCGGTTTGGGATCGAACAGATCGACGCCGCCGAAGACATCGTCAGCGAGACCTTTTTGTCTGCCGCGGAGACCTGGGGGTTGAAGGGCGTGCCGGACAACCCGGTCGCGTGGCTGTACAAGGTGGCTAAAAACAACGCGCTCAACGGCCTGAAACACGACAGGGTCTTTCGCGAGCGCGTCCGGGGCGCGTTGATCCGTGAAGCAGCCGGCAGCCTGGACCCCGACCTGGATTTCACCCCCGAAGGCATCGCCGACAGCCAGCTACGGATGCTATTTGCGGTTTGCCATCCGGTCATTCCCCTGGAGGGACAGGTTTGCCTGTCCCTTCGGGTGCTTTGCAGCTTTGGCATCGACGAGATCGCCCGCGCGTTGCTGACCAACGCATCCACGGTCAACAAGCGATTGTACCGGGCCAAAGAAAAACTGCGGGCCGAACACATCCCCCTCGATGCCGTTTGCGGCCCCCGGCTGGATGCCGTGCTGATCACCCTTTATCTCTTGTTTAACGAAGGGTATTATTCCGCCAGTCCCGACCACGTCCTCCGAAAGGACCTTTGCCTGGAAGCCATGCGGTTGGCCTACCTCGTGGCCCAGCACCCGCGCCTGGTCCGCCCGGATGTCTATTCTCTCCTGGCCCTCTTCTGTTTCCAGGCGTCGCGTTTCGACGCCCGTCTGGGACCGTCGGGCGAACTTATCTTGTACGAAGACCAGGACAGGTCATGTTGGGACCGGGAGCTCATCGACCGGGGCAATTATTTTTTTGTGCAAGGCTGCAAGGCTGATACACCCGGCCGGTATCACCTGGAGGCGGCCATTGCCTGGTGGCATACCCACCCCGCAGAGGACGAGGAAAAGTGGTCTCAGATTCTGAGGTTGTATAACCGTTTACTCGTGGTACACTATACCCCTGTCGCCGCTTTGAACAGGGCGTATGCTTTTGCACGGGTATACGGGAATGCCAAGGCCATCCCGGAAGTGGAGAACCTCGACCTCGACGGAAATCTTTTTTACCATAGTCTGCTCGGGGAGCTCTATACAGGGGTGTCTTCGGACAAAGCCACGCAACATTTTGAAAGAGCTCTGGCGCTCGCCGACAGTGCGGCCGAAAAGGAAGTGATCGCGCAAAAACTTGCCCACCTACAGACTGCCTGA
- a CDS encoding gliding motility-associated C-terminal domain-containing protein yields the protein MNRSCCLLLPTVFLLYSPVAAQVTASFTVPATVCAGTPLTVNNTSVGATNYYWSFCAADFSANPDAVNLGNPNGVVNNPVFGCYVQDADGNFYGLVTCYAEGHLIRLRFGNSLLNNPTAEDLGTFGGVIPEQLEGIQLLKVNGNWTAIMVGGGNQSANSSPRVVKVDFGNALTNPGTATNWGNVGGLNLPHKLYIGFEGGNYYGFTTNVIDNTITRLSFGPDFTNLPTGINMGNIGNLDYPCGLTFVKYAGNWYCLTANMNSNSLTRLDFGTSLLNTPTGVNIGNPGGVLNTPRDIVLFTTCSGVYGFVTGMNNNDLVKLYFGNDPTTVPGATDLGNIGNFSFPHSLSDLFRVGNDIYTFVPNANSNSLTRLRFAGCSDIPGSSAQNPAPVTYPNPGVYDINLMVDLGLPTQTSYCQQVYVAPLPQGTLIGDTVCTGDSPSISFNTFNNTTQGAAPFTISYTDGTHTYTQGGLPGVYQSLITVPALGTYTLTNITGSNGCSTDTTETVNVSMKPLPQGGIAGIANCGSDSATLWFTASSGTGPFFLQLSPGGTAFLDPGQTLTLPLSQQTTFNLLWVVDKYCERRSGFDTPSVTLTPRPNPVVQFNSPGSICYNAAPELLTAASETTGLPGSGAYSGPGTDAAGNFTPADAGVGTHTILYSYTANDGCTAADSNQIVVNPAPVQAEVMITGCEGVPIQVSAAKGGATYTWTPATGLSNATVANPTAELDGSITYVAQVIDSDGCAASDTVAIKDAGPVKRAFMIPNGFTPNGDGHNDCFGIHTWGQVTLDEFDIFDRWGTKVFSTKDPADCWDGTVGGQPEPPGAYVFVIRAETACGKITRTGTLMLMR from the coding sequence ATGAATAGATCTTGCTGCCTACTCCTGCCCACGGTGTTCCTGCTCTATAGCCCTGTTGCCGCGCAAGTGACGGCCAGCTTTACCGTCCCCGCCACGGTTTGCGCGGGTACCCCCCTCACGGTCAACAATACCTCCGTGGGCGCGACCAATTATTACTGGAGCTTTTGCGCGGCGGATTTCAGCGCCAACCCGGATGCCGTGAACCTGGGTAATCCAAACGGCGTCGTGAACAACCCGGTATTCGGTTGTTATGTCCAGGATGCAGACGGGAATTTTTATGGACTGGTCACTTGTTACGCCGAAGGTCACCTTATCCGGTTGCGGTTTGGCAACAGCCTTCTGAATAATCCGACGGCGGAAGACCTGGGGACTTTTGGCGGCGTTATTCCCGAACAACTGGAGGGCATCCAATTGCTGAAAGTCAACGGGAATTGGACCGCTATCATGGTCGGAGGCGGCAACCAGTCCGCAAATTCCTCCCCTCGGGTCGTAAAGGTCGATTTCGGCAATGCCCTGACAAATCCAGGCACCGCCACCAACTGGGGTAACGTGGGGGGCCTTAACCTGCCCCATAAACTCTATATCGGGTTCGAAGGGGGCAACTACTATGGCTTTACGACCAATGTCATCGACAATACGATTACCCGGCTAAGTTTTGGACCGGATTTCACCAATCTGCCCACGGGGATCAATATGGGCAATATCGGAAACCTCGACTATCCGTGTGGTTTGACGTTTGTGAAATATGCCGGCAACTGGTATTGCCTGACAGCCAATATGAACAGCAACAGCCTGACGCGCCTGGACTTCGGGACATCCCTTTTGAATACCCCCACCGGGGTCAACATAGGAAACCCGGGCGGCGTCCTGAACACCCCCAGGGACATCGTTCTTTTTACAACCTGCAGCGGGGTATACGGTTTCGTCACCGGTATGAACAACAATGACCTGGTTAAGCTTTATTTTGGCAACGATCCTACCACCGTACCAGGGGCTACAGACCTGGGGAATATCGGCAATTTCAGCTTTCCGCATTCCCTTTCAGACCTTTTTCGGGTGGGGAACGACATTTATACTTTCGTCCCCAATGCCAATAGCAACTCCCTGACCCGGCTCCGTTTCGCCGGTTGCTCGGACATTCCCGGGTCTTCCGCTCAAAACCCCGCGCCTGTTACCTATCCGAACCCGGGCGTATACGATATAAACCTAATGGTCGACCTGGGTTTGCCGACCCAAACTTCCTATTGCCAGCAGGTGTACGTAGCGCCTTTGCCCCAGGGGACGCTGATAGGGGATACGGTTTGCACCGGCGATAGCCCCAGTATATCGTTCAACACGTTCAACAACACTACCCAGGGGGCCGCTCCATTTACGATCAGCTATACGGACGGGACCCATACCTATACGCAGGGAGGGCTGCCAGGGGTGTATCAGTCGCTCATCACGGTTCCGGCCCTGGGCACCTATACCCTTACGAACATTACAGGTTCCAACGGCTGTAGCACCGATACAACAGAGACGGTCAACGTATCGATGAAGCCTTTACCACAGGGTGGGATTGCCGGTATCGCCAACTGCGGATCGGACTCCGCGACGCTTTGGTTTACGGCCAGCAGTGGGACCGGACCATTTTTCCTGCAACTTTCTCCGGGCGGCACCGCGTTTCTCGACCCGGGACAAACCCTTACACTCCCGCTCTCGCAACAGACCACCTTTAACCTGCTCTGGGTCGTTGACAAGTACTGCGAGCGCCGCAGCGGCTTCGACACGCCGTCAGTCACCCTGACGCCCAGACCCAACCCAGTTGTACAATTCAACAGCCCGGGCTCGATATGTTACAACGCCGCCCCGGAACTGCTGACCGCCGCCTCCGAAACAACAGGGCTGCCGGGTTCCGGCGCGTACTCGGGACCCGGTACGGATGCGGCCGGAAATTTCACACCGGCTGACGCAGGAGTGGGAACACACACGATCCTGTATAGCTATACCGCGAACGATGGTTGCACGGCAGCCGACAGCAACCAGATTGTCGTCAACCCGGCGCCCGTTCAGGCGGAAGTGATGATCACGGGTTGCGAGGGCGTACCCATACAAGTATCCGCAGCAAAAGGTGGGGCGACCTATACCTGGACACCCGCCACAGGGCTGAGCAACGCCACCGTCGCCAATCCCACGGCCGAACTGGACGGGTCGATCACGTATGTGGCCCAAGTCATAGACTCCGATGGGTGCGCCGCCAGCGATACAGTGGCGATCAAGGATGCCGGGCCGGTCAAAAGAGCGTTTATGATCCCCAATGGGTTCACGCCGAACGGAGACGGACACAACGACTGTTTTGGGATCCACACCTGGGGACAGGTGACGCTTGATGAGTTTGATATTTTCGACCGCTGGGGCACTAAGGTTTTTTCAACGAAAGACCCCGCCGACTGCTGGGACGGCACCGTGGGCGGGCAACCGGAGCCCCCGGGCGCCTACGTCTTTGTCATCAGGGCGGAAACGGCCTGCGGTAAGATCACCCGGACAGGGACGTTGATGCTGATGCGCTAG
- a CDS encoding gamma-glutamylcyclotransferase family protein, producing MLTMEKLEEFECVDGDWHKLPKMGIGKPLNSYLDWEIIEDLIQDFTWILRDSAGDELIRNAKKKLDDNAANDEVKLFLKVMVVKRMNRTYLPERSLIVYGSLAPGRPNHHIVEYIAGTWRQGFVLGKLEDRGWGAGLGYLGFRPADEGDRIPVFVLTSEELADHWPRLDEFEGEEYKRLLAPFELDDGELGVGYIYAINE from the coding sequence ATGCTCACCATGGAAAAACTGGAAGAATTTGAATGTGTCGACGGAGACTGGCACAAACTTCCCAAGATGGGTATTGGGAAACCGCTCAATTCTTATTTGGACTGGGAGATTATAGAAGACTTGATTCAGGATTTTACCTGGATATTGCGGGACAGTGCCGGTGACGAGCTGATACGCAATGCCAAGAAAAAGCTCGATGACAATGCCGCCAACGACGAAGTAAAATTGTTTCTCAAAGTGATGGTGGTAAAACGGATGAATCGAACTTACCTACCGGAGCGGTCTCTGATCGTCTATGGCTCGCTCGCCCCCGGCAGACCTAATCATCATATTGTCGAGTACATCGCGGGTACCTGGCGGCAAGGTTTTGTCCTGGGCAAGCTTGAGGACAGAGGCTGGGGCGCCGGCCTCGGTTATTTGGGATTTCGCCCCGCTGATGAAGGCGACCGAATCCCGGTGTTCGTGCTGACTTCAGAAGAGCTAGCGGACCACTGGCCGCGATTGGATGAATTCGAAGGAGAAGAGTACAAAAGGCTCCTGGCTCCGTTTGAATTAGACGATGGTGAGCTCGGCGTCGGGTACATATATGCTATTAACGAATAG
- a CDS encoding YciI family protein, giving the protein MKEFALLFRVNEDRATVSPAEMQERMTNWMNWMGGIAARDRLVSNGNRLGVKGSKVVTPDGLVSDGPYTEVKEFINGYIVIKAPTAEEAAEMAKGCPIITGGGGRVEVRPLVTPDNQE; this is encoded by the coding sequence ATGAAAGAGTTCGCATTATTATTCCGTGTCAACGAAGACCGCGCCACCGTCAGCCCCGCCGAAATGCAGGAGAGGATGACGAACTGGATGAACTGGATGGGAGGGATCGCCGCCCGGGACCGGCTGGTCAGCAACGGCAACCGTCTGGGCGTTAAGGGGTCCAAAGTAGTGACACCTGATGGGTTGGTGTCCGACGGCCCGTATACCGAAGTCAAAGAATTCATCAACGGCTACATCGTGATCAAAGCCCCCACCGCCGAAGAAGCCGCCGAGATGGCCAAAGGCTGTCCCATTATCACTGGCGGGGGTGGCAGGGTCGAGGTCCGTCCCCTGGTAACCCCGGACAACCAGGAATAA
- a CDS encoding DUF6268 family outer membrane beta-barrel protein, which translates to MKGLPVLLLLASMGSALHLCAQGRIVRNDSLSQPLTTYAPLLGGVNTSYIVSPMGGSQTLQQAIVDESSPVYKVMKTKHPLLIKGGARYQGLFLSGSGSDPIGVSNFQSVSATFSATYMLSRNTNITALGVAGVASDFRKDVDASDIIYSAGIRWGFRQATHFKFGVTLLYSHAYSGNVLIPLPDIDWTISKKWELEGFLPFRTSLKYKLNKTETLALTQGFYTTAYRLNDPSGIGKYLELQQISTGLMYEHTFNRRWSTHLIAGYAVSSKLRTFDNNQTVGFDNFGALNKRVAEVSYNQGAFLGQVGVSFKF; encoded by the coding sequence ATGAAAGGTCTCCCGGTTCTCCTCTTACTCGCTTCTATGGGCTCCGCCCTCCACCTCTGCGCGCAGGGCCGCATCGTTCGCAACGATTCCCTCAGCCAGCCGCTCACGACCTATGCCCCCCTGCTCGGCGGGGTCAACACCAGCTACATCGTCTCCCCCATGGGCGGGTCTCAGACCCTGCAACAGGCGATCGTAGATGAAAGCAGCCCCGTCTACAAAGTCATGAAGACGAAACACCCCTTGCTGATAAAAGGCGGCGCCCGCTACCAGGGCTTGTTTTTATCCGGCTCCGGCAGCGACCCCATCGGCGTGTCCAACTTCCAATCCGTCAGCGCCACATTCAGCGCCACCTACATGCTGTCCAGAAACACCAACATCACCGCCCTCGGTGTAGCCGGCGTCGCCTCCGACTTCAGAAAAGACGTCGACGCGTCCGATATTATATACAGCGCCGGTATCCGCTGGGGTTTCCGCCAGGCCACCCACTTCAAGTTCGGCGTAACCCTTTTATATTCCCACGCCTACAGCGGCAATGTTCTGATCCCCCTCCCCGATATCGATTGGACGATCAGCAAGAAATGGGAACTGGAGGGCTTCCTACCGTTCCGGACGTCGCTTAAATACAAGCTCAACAAGACCGAAACGCTGGCCCTGACACAGGGGTTTTATACCACCGCCTACCGCCTGAACGACCCCAGTGGCATCGGGAAGTACCTGGAGCTGCAACAGATCAGCACCGGGCTGATGTACGAGCACACCTTCAACAGACGCTGGAGCACGCACCTCATCGCCGGTTACGCCGTCAGCTCTAAATTGCGGACGTTTGACAACAACCAGACAGTGGGGTTTGACAACTTCGGGGCTTTGAACAAGCGGGTTGCGGAGGTGTCCTATAATCAGGGGGCGTTTTTGGGGCAGGTGGGGGTGAGCTTTAAATTTTAG